Within Psychrobacter sp. AH5, the genomic segment ACGCCTACTTCAAATAGGAGCTCTTCACGTGCCCGTACCATGCTGACAAGCGTCAATTGTATATCATCTACTATTAAGCCTTGATGATCGGCCTGAATTCGCTGGATGCCTTTAGCATATAAGAAGCGATCGCGAGTCTCACAAAGTAGCTGAGCAAGGCATTCTAAGGATAAGTAGTTACCAATGCCAACCTCACTAGTTCTTACTCGCATAACTGTCTCAAATACGAATACAGTATCATCGAAACTCAATTCTCTATCAGTTGAAATCATCACTATAATCTCCTACTCATGAGATATAAAAAGTAAGGTGTTTAAGACACATACGTTATAAAAACACTATCGATATTACTATGTACATTCATTTAAATGAATATATAGTTAATCATAGCCTAAAGTTAATTTCAATATATTTAGGAAGCTAGGATAGCAAAAGCTATCAAGCAGTTAGCCATTAGAACATTTGCAGAATAAATAAAAACTCTATAAGCACCTATTACTTGGTTTGTTATTAAAGTTAAAACTTTGATTGGCAAATGGTTAGCGAGTCTGCTAAAATAGCGCCTCCCACCTCGAGGCAAATAGTTGATTGATTGGCTGTTTTTTAATAACCGCTGATAACGATTATCTGACGACCAGGTTCTATCAAAGACAAAGAGGCAAGTCATCATGAAAGTTAAGATGAAAACCAGAAGCGGCGCCGCAAAACGCTTCAAAAAAACCGCGAATGGCTTCAAGCGCAAGCAAGCCTTCAAGAGCCATATTTTGACCAAGAAATCAGCTAAGCGTATTCGCCAACTGCGTGGTCTTAAGATGGTGGACAAGTCTGACGAAGCAGCAGTTCGTCGTATGTGCCCATACATCTAATCGATCTTTGCCGTTCAATAGCGCTTACTATATCTAAAAATCTTGGAGTAAATTATGGCCCGTGTAAAACGTGGTGTACAGGCAAATCGCCGTCACAAAAAAATCTTAAAACGTGCAAAAGGCTACTACGGTGCCCGTTCACGTGTTTATCGTGTAGCAGTACAGGCAGTTACCAAAGCGGGTCAATACGCTTATCGTGACCGCCGTAACAAAAAACGTTCTTTCCGTCGTCTGTGGATCGCCCGTATCAATGCTGGCGCACGCTTAAACGGTTTGAGCTACAGCCGCTTTATCAACGGCATGAAAAAAGCGAACATCGATATCGATCGCCGCGTTCTAGCGGACATCGCTATGCATGATGCGGCTACTTTTAGTGTATTGGTCGAAAAAGCGAAAGCTGAATTGGCCTAAGTATTAGTCTTGCGCTAGCTGCTGAATAATTGAGTAGCTAGCAGTAAACTAATAGGCATTATCAGGTCGATATAAATAAAAGCTACCGCTAGTCGGTGGCTTTTTTTATAGGCTGTTCATGCTTTTATGTATAAGGGTTCAAACCCTTACTCTCTATATTTTGTTTATCTCAGGAATGATGCGTCTTATGACTACCCCTGTTGCCACCGATTTGTCGGCGCTACCGACCCTATCTTCGCAGTTAAATGAGCTCAATGAAGCTCAGCTCAATGATTTCACTAATGCGGCTACTGTCTTAATTGCCCAAGTGTCTACCGTAGCGCAGTTACAAGAGCTACGCGTACAGCTCACTGGTAAAAAAAGCGCACTTACCAATTGGTCGAAGCAAATGGGTAAGCTTGCTGCTGATGATAAAAAAAGGTATGGCGGCTGGTTGCACGGGGTTCGTAGCAGCATTCAAGAGGCGTTAACCGAGCAGCAGCAGCAGCTAGAGGTTGCCGCATTAAATGCTAAGCTGGCAAAAGAGAGTATCGATATCACTTTGCCGGCTCGCGGCGCGCAAAAAGGTCACTTGCATCCGGTCACCATGATTACTCAGCGAATGCAGCAGTTCTTTGTGCAAGCAGGTTTCAACGTGGCGACCGGCCCTGAAGTTGAGAGCGACTATTATAACTTTGAGGCGCTAAATATTCCCTCGCACCATCCAGCACGCGCCATGCATGATACTTTTTATTTTGATGCGCACTATCTATTGCGTACCCATACCAGCCCAGTACAAATTCGCACCATGGAACAAAGCGCGCCACCGATACGTATTATTTGTCCAGGTCGTGTTTATCGCAATGACTCAGATCAGACCCATTCGCCGATGTTTCATCAGTTAGAAGGGTTAATGGTCACTGAGTCTAGCACCTTTGCTGAGCTAAAAGGCTTGATTAGCGAGTTCTTAGAAGCGTTTTTTGGCAAACAGCTAACCGTACGCTTTCGTCCCTCGTTTTTCCCTTTCACCGAGCCCTCAGCCGAAGTCGATATCTTGGATGATAATGGCAAGTGGCTTGAGGTGATGGGCTGCGGTATGGTACATCCGCAAGTATTAACCAATTGCGGTATTGATAGCGATAAATATACCGGCTTTGCTTTTGGCATGGGTATCGAGCGTTTTGCTATGCTGTACTACGGTATCGATGACTTGCGTCTGTTTTTTCAAAACGACGTACGCTTTTTGCAGCAATTTAGCTAAACCGCTTTAAGGGAAAGGGCTATCCGTCATTCGCTTATTTTTAAGACTTTAGCTTTTGATACGCGCTTTTACTGCAAACTCTTTATTATAAAATTTAGATCCGAGATATTTATGAAAATTAGCGAACAATGGTTACGTCAATGGGTGAACCCTACCAACACTAGTGAACAATTGGCCGAGCAGCTGACGATGGCAGGGCTTGAGATTGATGATCAATTTGCGGTCGCGCGTCCGTTTACTGGTGTGGTAGTTGGCGAGGTAGTCAGTGTTGAGCCGCATCCTGACGCCGATAAACTACGTGTCACGCAAGTCAATATTGGCAATGATGAGCCGATACAAATTGTCTGCGGCGCGCCTAATGTCTGCGTCGGTATGAAAGCGCCTGTTGCGACCGTTGGTGCTGTATTGCCAAGCGAGGACGCTGGTGATAAAGGAGCCGGCTTTAAGATCAAAAAAAGCAAGCTACGCGGTATTGAGTCTAACGGTATGCTTTGCGGCGCATCCGAGATTGATCTAGTCGATAGTATTGATGGTCTGCTTGAATTGCCAGAGGATGCGCCTATCGGTGTCGATATCCGTGAGTACTTGGGGCTGGATAATAAAATACTTGATATCTCTATCACGCCTAATCGCGGCGACTGCTTTAGTGTGCGCGGTATCGCGCGTGAAATAGCGGTGATTAATGAGCTTGCAGTGCAGGAGCCTAAGATTGATTTAGACTTTATAACAGATAAGACTGTTAACACGCCTGACGTTAAGGTGACAGCAGTAGAGCAGTGCCCGCGTTATTTATTGCAAGCTATCAGTGCTATCGATCGTAGTATCGATACACCAAAATGGCTAGTGGATGCATTGATTCAATCAGGATTACGCAGTCATAATTTTTTGGTTGATGTCACTAACTATGTGCTGATGGAGCTCGGTCAGCCGCTACACGCTTTTGATGCCGATACGATCAAAGGGGATATTCAAGTTCGCTTAGCTAAGCCGCAAGAGAATATCACTTTACTCAACGATCAGACTTTAACTTTAGTTGGTGATGAGCTGGTTATTGCTGATGATGAAGGTGTCTTGGCTCTCGCTGGTATCATGGGCGGTAAACGCAGTAGTGTCACTGAAACCACGACTAATATTGTGCTGGAGAGTGCTTTTTTTAGTCCGCTAGCTATCGCGGGTCGTGCGCGCCGCTTTGGTCTACATACTGATGCCTCACAGCGTTTTGAGCGCGGCGTTGATTTTGAATTACCCGCTCTTGCTTTAGCACGAGCGCGTAAGCTGATAACCGAAATTACCGGCGGTAAAGCAGGAGCAATCGTTGCTGTTGAAAACGCCCAACAGTTGCCAGCACGTGCGCCGATTGCTCTGCCGATAGCCAAAGTTGGCGAGGTGATAGGTATAGATATTGAGCCTGAGGTCATGACTCGTATTTTAACTGATCTTGGCTTTCTTGTAGAGCAGCAAGATGAAGTACTCAGCTGTACGCCGCCGTCCTATCGCTTTGATATGAGCATAGCTGAGGATTTGATTGAAGAGATTGCGCGTATTTACGGTTATGACAATATCCCAAGCACCTTGCCGCACCTACAAGTGAGCATGGATTATGATGATACTGCTGATTTGACGCACGAGATGAAGCTAGCTTTAGTCGATATCGGCTATATGGAAGCGATTAGCTTTAGCTTTAGTGATGCTAAGTTAGAAGCTTTGCTTAATGATAAAGCATTGGGCGAAGTGCTAGCGCTTGCCAATCCAATATCGAGTGATCTGGCAGTGATGCGCCGTACTCTGCTATCAAGCTTATTGCCTTGTGTGCAGTACAATCTTAATCGCCAGCAGTCGCGCGTGCGCTTTTTTGAGACCGGTTTAAGCTTTGTCGGTCATAGCATTAGCGAGCTGGTACAGACGCCTAGTATTGCGCTGGTGGCTGTTGGCAATATCTGGGATGAGCAAGCTTATCAAAACCGTGCTATGGACTTTTATGATCTCAAGCACGACGTTGAGCAATTGCTACCCGCCTTAATCGAAGGCGCGCGTATACGTTATGAGCGCAGTGAGCTTGACTTTTTGCATCCCGGTCAAAGCGCTAAGCTCTATATAGATGATCAGTATGCCGGCTGGCTTGGTCAGCTGCATCCTAATACTGCCAAGCAGCTAGATCTGCCGGCGACTTGGGTTGCTCAGCTATCATTAGCGCCGCTACTAGAGCTGGCTCGCGCTCAGCAGGCAATCACTACGCCAAGCAAATTCCCGCAAATACGCCGTGATATCGCCATTTTAGTTGACAGTGAGATTAGCCTACAAACCCTACAAGCCACTATTCGTAGCGCCGCAGGCGAGCTATTGACTGACTTGTGGCTGTTTGATGTTTATCAAGGCAATAACGTTCCTGAGGGTCAGCGCTCATTAGCCTTTGCTCTAGTCTGGCAAGATGCGCATCAAACCTTATCGGATGAAGTCGTTAAAGCTACTACCGATAGAGTAGTTAGCGCCTTAAATGAACAGCATAACGCTCAATTGCGCGATAGCTAAAATAAATATGTTGGCTAACTGGTTATTATTAAAGAATTTTATGATAAGAAATCATTAATTTATTATAAATTCCTTTATAATATCAGGGGTTATAAATCAATTTTTTCCTATGGCAGTGACTGTTGCTTAATTCAATATATAGAAAATAGATAGAATTGGCACTTAAGAAATTTTGCTAGAGAGAACAGGAGTTGTACTGTGAGTACCCTAACAAAGTCTGATATGATCGAACATCTAATGAATCAGCTGAACCTAACTCGCCAAGAAGGACGCTGTTTGGTGGAGAATTTTTTTGATGAGCTATCAGAAAGCTTAATTGACGGTAAAGAGGTCAAGCTCTCAGGTTTTGGCAATTTTGAGCTTAAAGATAAGAGCAGCCGTCCTGGCCGTAATCCCAAAACTGGGGAGCCAGTTGCAGTGACGGCAAGGCGGGTAGTTACTTTCAAAACCGGACAAAAATTCCGTCAAAAAGTGGATCAGCATTTATTTAATGAGTAATGTTTTATAAATAACATATTTGTTAAGTAAATCTGCTATTAGTGGTAAAACAGCTGATAACAACTATTTAGCTATCAACTTCAAAATTCTATCAATCGTCAGTAATAATAAAATTACTACTAATGATTGGTAGAATTTTTTTGCTTTATATGAAGTATAAAGTTGTAGTCAACCATAAGATGGCTTTACTTCAATATATAAAACCGCCTATCATGTTATATTGACTGTCTATCGGATTATAGTGCAGTCATTTAGCGGGTTTAAAAAAATTTAAGTTATAATTAGCCAAATTTAAAAATCCAATAGTATTTATCTGATGGTTGTTAATACCTTTAGATAAATACTGTCGCGCTCTTAATTCCAACAAAGTATAGTGTTTTATTTCATCAACACTTTGTTATAGTAGTAATCATGTTTATATAAGCTTTGGATAAAACAATGAAATATAGTGATGTTTTTAAAAAAAGCGATTTAGGTCGAAAAGAGGTTAAGTATCATACTCTAGGTATTCTGCCTCGCGAGGCTAGAACGTTACTTATAATGATTGATGGAAAAAGAACCTATCAAAACTACCTAGACACATTAGATAATGGCAAAATGTTTGTAGAATTTGGCGGTGTTGCTCCTTTGTTTGAGCTGCTTTTGGAGCTTGGCTGTATAGAAATCATTGGTCAAGAGAGTAGTGAGTATGAATCTCAACATACATCTCAGACTACAAAAGAGAGCATGGAGCTTAGATCTCAAACTGTCAAAGAGACAAGTGAAGCTGAATTTGACAAAACTTTTAATAGTGTACAGTCAGACATCAGTGCGATAGGTAATACAACAGTTTCCAAAACAGCCCAAGCTAGTTATGAGTCCACTAAATCAGATTTAGCTGCATATATCGAAAGTAATGCCCTACCCGAAGAAGCTTGGGGCTACTTACTGAGCCTAGAGCAATGCAATGATCCGGCACAATTATTATCATTAGTTCAACAAATCCAACAAACTTCTAACAGTGCCCTAGTAGATGGTATGGCTGACTTTTCAAAAAAAATAACTATCTATCTTTAAGAGCTTTTATTTAATCATCTGACTGTTAAGCATAGCCTTTTTTTCTAGTCAATTGGAGTATTTAATGCAAGCCGCAGACCTATCAGCAATAAATGAACAAAAAATGCGTCATGGTGAGCATATCATTGTGCGTTTGACTTATATTAGTCGTTATAATAATGATAATGAGAACGGTGAGGTCACCCGTATTCTGAGTCAAGCACAAGAAAATAATGAGCGTAATGGTATCACTGGCGCTTTGGTATTTAATCACAATTACTTTTTGCAAAGTATTGAAGGTGCTAGACCCACTATTAATGCCTTACTGCGAAAGTTAGTCGAAGACAGACGTCACTTTGCACTACAAATTGTTGAGTGCTGTGAAGTGGAAGCGCGCCGCTGGAACAAGTGGTCGATGAATTATTTAACGCCAACTGATAAAAATAGGCATCAAGCTCTTAAGTATTCAACGGGTACGGAGTTTAATCCATATTTGATGAGTACTAATCAGATCATGATGTTTATTGACTCACTGTCAGCTATGCAAGAACAAGAGCGAAAAAAACAG encodes:
- a CDS encoding thioesterase family protein, producing the protein MISTDRELSFDDTVFVFETVMRVRTSEVGIGNYLSLECLAQLLCETRDRFLYAKGIQRIQADHQGLIVDDIQLTLVSMVRAREELLFEVGVQQLSNSGCYIDTKVTRLHDGSLVAKSRQHFVNYDYRLNKITTFNKSLQSALDQSKKTGA
- the rpmI gene encoding 50S ribosomal protein L35; this translates as MKVKMKTRSGAAKRFKKTANGFKRKQAFKSHILTKKSAKRIRQLRGLKMVDKSDEAAVRRMCPYI
- the rplT gene encoding 50S ribosomal protein L20, producing MARVKRGVQANRRHKKILKRAKGYYGARSRVYRVAVQAVTKAGQYAYRDRRNKKRSFRRLWIARINAGARLNGLSYSRFINGMKKANIDIDRRVLADIAMHDAATFSVLVEKAKAELA
- the pheS gene encoding phenylalanine--tRNA ligase subunit alpha, with product MTTPVATDLSALPTLSSQLNELNEAQLNDFTNAATVLIAQVSTVAQLQELRVQLTGKKSALTNWSKQMGKLAADDKKRYGGWLHGVRSSIQEALTEQQQQLEVAALNAKLAKESIDITLPARGAQKGHLHPVTMITQRMQQFFVQAGFNVATGPEVESDYYNFEALNIPSHHPARAMHDTFYFDAHYLLRTHTSPVQIRTMEQSAPPIRIICPGRVYRNDSDQTHSPMFHQLEGLMVTESSTFAELKGLISEFLEAFFGKQLTVRFRPSFFPFTEPSAEVDILDDNGKWLEVMGCGMVHPQVLTNCGIDSDKYTGFAFGMGIERFAMLYYGIDDLRLFFQNDVRFLQQFS
- the pheT gene encoding phenylalanine--tRNA ligase subunit beta, translated to MKISEQWLRQWVNPTNTSEQLAEQLTMAGLEIDDQFAVARPFTGVVVGEVVSVEPHPDADKLRVTQVNIGNDEPIQIVCGAPNVCVGMKAPVATVGAVLPSEDAGDKGAGFKIKKSKLRGIESNGMLCGASEIDLVDSIDGLLELPEDAPIGVDIREYLGLDNKILDISITPNRGDCFSVRGIAREIAVINELAVQEPKIDLDFITDKTVNTPDVKVTAVEQCPRYLLQAISAIDRSIDTPKWLVDALIQSGLRSHNFLVDVTNYVLMELGQPLHAFDADTIKGDIQVRLAKPQENITLLNDQTLTLVGDELVIADDEGVLALAGIMGGKRSSVTETTTNIVLESAFFSPLAIAGRARRFGLHTDASQRFERGVDFELPALALARARKLITEITGGKAGAIVAVENAQQLPARAPIALPIAKVGEVIGIDIEPEVMTRILTDLGFLVEQQDEVLSCTPPSYRFDMSIAEDLIEEIARIYGYDNIPSTLPHLQVSMDYDDTADLTHEMKLALVDIGYMEAISFSFSDAKLEALLNDKALGEVLALANPISSDLAVMRRTLLSSLLPCVQYNLNRQQSRVRFFETGLSFVGHSISELVQTPSIALVAVGNIWDEQAYQNRAMDFYDLKHDVEQLLPALIEGARIRYERSELDFLHPGQSAKLYIDDQYAGWLGQLHPNTAKQLDLPATWVAQLSLAPLLELARAQQAITTPSKFPQIRRDIAILVDSEISLQTLQATIRSAAGELLTDLWLFDVYQGNNVPEGQRSLAFALVWQDAHQTLSDEVVKATTDRVVSALNEQHNAQLRDS
- a CDS encoding integration host factor subunit alpha — protein: MSTLTKSDMIEHLMNQLNLTRQEGRCLVENFFDELSESLIDGKEVKLSGFGNFELKDKSSRPGRNPKTGEPVAVTARRVVTFKTGQKFRQKVDQHLFNE
- a CDS encoding BLUF domain-containing protein; the protein is MQAADLSAINEQKMRHGEHIIVRLTYISRYNNDNENGEVTRILSQAQENNERNGITGALVFNHNYFLQSIEGARPTINALLRKLVEDRRHFALQIVECCEVEARRWNKWSMNYLTPTDKNRHQALKYSTGTEFNPYLMSTNQIMMFIDSLSAMQEQERKKQQQQQVQTRELAVPTKKKSWFSFS